Below is a window of Halogeometricum rufum DNA.
GCGTCCGACTCCCGAATCCGGACCGTCGTCTCGTTCGTCTCGTACGCCGGTTTGGTGACGGTCAGCGCGAGGTCGGCGTTGACCGGCACGCGAACCGTGGTCTCGCCGCTCGCGAGGCTTCGCACCTCGCCGACCGAATCGATCTGTATCGTCGCGTTACCGACGGGTTCGGGCGGCGAGAAGTGCGGGTCGACCACGCGGATTTCGAGCGTCACCGACCCGCTCTGAAGCGCGATGTCGACCCGCTCGGTGCCGTCGACGGTCACCGCGGTCACGTTCCGGTAGTATCCCCGTTCGCCCACGGCGACGCCGTACTCGTCCTGCTCGACGGCACCGGTGTCGAACTGCCCGTCGGCGTCGGTCTGCCCGGACGCGACGATAGCGCCCGACTGGCGGACGACGACGCTCGCGCCGGCGACCGGGCCGTTCGAGTCGCGGACGGTGGCGACGATTCGCCCGCGCGGGAACATCGGCACCTCGACGGACCGTTCGCTCGCGTTCGACACGACGTACGGTTCGTTGCGGACGTACTGGGGGTGCGAAACGTCGAGTCTGACCGTCGCGTTGGCGGGCACGTCGACGAACGCCTTCCCGTTCGACGCCGTCGTCACGTTCCTCGTCCCGTCGTCCCACGTGGCCGCGACGTCCGCCGACCCGACCGGGTTCCCGTCCGCGGTCACCACCGAGACGGTCAGCGTGACTGTCTCCGCTTGGTTCGTCGCCGAAACCGTCCCCGTGACGGCGGCGACGACGAGAAACGCGACGACGACGAGGCGACCCACTCCGCCAGTGTGCGACATACTCTCACGTTACGGTTTGACAAACCATCAAGGATTCGTGTATCGCAGTTCCTGAGAATCGACCGGAGCGCAGTCGTCGCTCGGGCGCCGTCTCGACTTCGCCCCGCCGCGATTCGATCACCTTTTTCCATCACAGATGCGACCGTGGAGTATGGAAATCGCAGACGCCGGGTCGGCGCTCACCGACGAGCAACGGGCCATCCGCGACGTGGTTCGGGAGTTCGCCGTCGAGGAGGTTCGCCCGACGGCGCGGGAGGCCGACGAGACGGAGACGTTCCCCGAGGACGTCTGGGACGGACTCGCCGAACTCGACCTGACCGGGCTGACGGTCCCCGAGGAGTACGGCGGGTTCGACGCCGACCGGACGACGTACGCCCTCGTCAACGAACAGGTGGCCTACGGCCAACTCGCCGTGGCGACGGCGCTGTCGGTCCACAGTCTGGCCACCTCCTGCATCGCCGAGTTCGGCACCGACGACCAGCGGGAACGGTGGTTACCCGAGATGGCCCGCGGGCGCCCCGTCGGGATGTTCGCGCTGTCGGAACCCGACGCCGGGTCGAACCCGGCGGAGATGTCGACCGTCGCCCGGCGGGAGGGCGACGAGTACGTGATAGACGGCAAGAAGCAGTGGATAACGAACGGCCAACGCGGCGACGTCTGCATCCTGTTCGCGAAGACCGACCCCGACGACCCGGGGTCTGTCACGCAGTTTCTCGTCCCGAAAGACGCGGGCGTCGAAGTCGGCAAGAAGGAGCACAAACTCGGCCTGCGCGCCTCGGACACGACGGCCCTCCGCTTCGACGGCGTTCGCGTCCCGGCCGAGAACCGACTCACGGAGGAAGGGAAAGGCCTCTCCGCGGCGTTCCGCATCCTCACCGGCGGCCGCATCGGCATCGCCGCGCAGGCGGTCGGACTCGCGCAGTCGGCGTTCGACGAGGCGCGCGACTACGCCCACGACAGGGAGCAGTTCGGCGGCCCCATCTCGGACATCCAGTCGGTCCGCCACAAGTTCTCCGAGATGGCGACGCAGATTCACGCCGCGCGCCTGCTGGTCCGCGAGGCGGCCAGACAGGAGGACGCGGGCGAGGACCCCCGCACCGCGGCGGCGATGGCGAAGTACTTCGCCAGCGAGGCGGCCGTGGACGTGACGAACGAGGCGGTCCAGATTCACGGCGGGTACGGCTACACTACGGACTTCGAAGTCGAGCGGATGTACCGCGACTCGAAGATAACGACCATCTACGAGGGAACGAGCGAGATACAGAAGGAGGTCATCGCACGCGGCGTCCTCGACTGAGTGTCAGGTTCGGACCGACCCGGTCGGCCCGGTCCGATACCGTTCGTCCGGCGGGTCGCGGGCGAACGCGCGGTCGAGACCCGCTCAGGAGCATCGGAACGGCGCGCGGGACGCGCTATCCGCGTCGTCGTCGACGCCCGCGCCGTCAGCGTCCGCGCCGCCCACATCCGTACCGTCCGCGTCCGCGGTGGCGGCCCCTCCGACGGCACCGCCCTCGTCGTCGTCGGCCACCGCTCGCACGCCGTCGACGCGTTCCGCCGGGTTGCCGACCATCGTCGCGCTCGCGGGGACGTCGTCGGTGACGACGGCGCCCGCACCGACGACCGCTCGTTCGCCGACGGTGACGGGCCCGACGACGGTCGAATTCGCCCCGAGGACGACGTTCGCCTCGACCGTCGGGTGTCGCTTCCCCGGTTGCGGCCGGTTCGCGCCGAGGGTCACGCCGTGGTACAGGTGCACGTCGTCGCCGAGTTCGGCCGTCTCGCCGACGACGACGCCCGCGCCGTGGTCGATGGTGACGCGGCGGCCCAGTTCCGCGCCGGGGTGAATCTCGACGGCGGTGAGCAGTCGGACGAGGTGCGAGAGGGCGCGCGCGCCGAAGCGGTGGTTCCGCCGCCAGAGCGCGTGTGCGACCCGGTGGGCCCACACCGCGGTCATCCCCGGGTAGAACAGGAGGACGTCGAGCGTCCCGCCCGCCGCCGGGTCGCGGTCCCGTATCGCGGCCACGTCCTCGCGGACGCGGCACACCGCGTCGCGCAGGCGGCCGAGGACGCCCCGAGAGCCACTACGCTCGGACACGGTCGTTCACCCGTCGGACAACCGCGTCGGTTCGCGTCTCGCCGGTTCGTGCGCCGCGCCGGAACGCGCGTCGGCTACCCGAACTCGTCGCGCCCTCGTCTCCCCGGCACCGACGCCGTCGCTGGCGGCCGAGGCGGTCGAACGCGGTCCGTCGGTGGTGACCGGCGAGTTCGGTCATAGCTCCACTCGGGCGTCCAGACTGAAAAGTTCGACCGAAGCGGTCTTTCGCGCAGGGACCGAAGCGCCCGGTGATGCCGAACGCAGACCGACCAGACGGACTCGACGCCGCGGCGTTCGACGCGGTGGTGTGGGACCTCGACGGAACGCTCGTCCACCTGGCGGTGGACTGGGAGGCCGTCGCCACAGACGCCGAAGCGACGTTCCGGTCGGCCGGCGTCGACGCCGACGGCATGGACCTGTGGGCGATGCTGGACCTCGCGGATGCCGAGGGGATGCGCGACGACGTCGAAGCCGTCATCGCCGACCACGAACGAGAGGGGGCCCGACGCTCGACGCGACTCGCCTGCGCCGACCGGATGGGGGCGTTCGACGCCGAGGGGGTCTGCTCGCTCAACTGCGAGGCGGCCTGTCGCGTCGCCCTCGACGCGCACGACCTGACCTCGCACGCGGACGCCGTCGTCGGCCGCGACTCCGTGGCGACGCGGAAGCCCGACCCCGAACCCCTGCTGGAGACGCTCCGCCGCATGGACGCCGCGCCCGAGGAGGCCGTATTCGTCGGCGACTCGCGGCGCGACGAACTGACGGCCGAACGCGCGGGCGTCGCCTTCCGCTACGTCGGCGACGGGCCGTCCGGCGTGTGAGCGACGAACAGTTTGATATCCATACTGTCTGTACCTCCGACCGATGTCACAGTCGGCTCGGCACGTCGGTCGCGATCGCGCCGTCTCCGTCGGTCTCTACCTGCGGATGGGCGCGGTCGTCGCACTGCTTCTCGGCGCTCCCGTCGGCGCGATACTGTACCTCCTGTTCGGCACCCACGACGTGACTAACCCGGTCGGCGTCGCGGGTGCCGTCGTGGTCGGCACCGTCGCCCTCGGCGGCGTCCAGTACGCGTTCGGAGTCCGCTCGACGCTCGACGGCGTGGACGCCGCGGCGATAGACGCGGCGGACGCGCCGGGCCTCGTCGCGCGCGTCGAACGGTTGGCCGACGAGATGGACATCGCGACGCCGACGCTGTATGTCGCCTCTCTGGGCGGCCCGAACGCCTTCGCCGTCGGCCGACGAGGGTCGGGCGCCGTCGTCCTCTCGTCGGAACTGCTCCGCGAACTCGACGCCGACGAGGTGGTCGGCGTCGCCGCGCACGAACTCGCGCACCTGCGACACCGCGACAGTGTGCTGATGACGGCCGCGACGACCATCCGACGGGTCGTCGTCACGCTGGTGACAGCGGCCGCCGCGTTCGCCGTCCTCCTCGCGGCCGTCCTCGTCGAGGGGTCGAACGACCGAGGGCGCTCCGGCGTCGACTGGGAGCGAACGTCGGCGCTCCTCGTCGGGGGCGCCCTGGTGGCGACGACGAACGTCTACCTCCTGTTGACGATGGCGCTGTCGCGGCACCGCGAGTTCGCGGCCGACGCGGCGGCGGCCCGCGCCGTCGGCGACCATCGCGGCCTCGTCAGCGCGCTGAAAACCATCGAGACGGCGGCCCGGCGACGCGGGGAACCCGCGACCGACTCGGCCACCGCCGCACTCTGCATCCGCGGGTCCGTCCGGAGTCGACTCGCCGGCCTGTTCGCGAGTCACCCGCCGACGGCCGCCCGTATCCACGCGCTCGAACGGCGGTTCGGAACGCCGGACGACGCGAGCGTTAAGTCCGCCACGCCCTAACCTCCGTTCGATGAGCTATCCGGTCAGTTACTACTGCCCGCACTGCGGCGCCGTCGTCGAACTCCAGCGAGAGGGCTACCTCGCCGACAAGTCCGTCACCCCCTACCCGCTGGTCGGGTGGGAGTACGCCGACCCGACGGGGGCGTTCGAGGACGCCGACGGCGTCCACCTCGTCTGCGGCGAGAGCGACGCGGCGGGCCTGCGCTGGACGGGCGACCGAAGCGACGCCGACGACGTGGAACACCCGACGCGTGAGTCGCCGTGCGGGGGCGACTTCTACCTCTCGTTCGTTCGGTTCGAAGCGGGCGAGGAAGTCGAACCCGTCCCCGAGACGGAGTACGTGGACATCGGCCTGTAGCGGCGTGACGGCGTCGCCCACGCCGGGGACGAACACCCCTCACGGCGGCCTATATCTCCTCGGCGCGCGAAAAGGGAGGTACGATGATAATCCCCATCCAGTCGCTACTCGGAGACGCGTTGTTCTTCGTTCCGTTCGCCCTGTTCCTCCTCGGAGCGTTCGCCCTCGTGGTGTACCTCGCCCGACTCGAACACGAGAAGGAGATGGCCCTCATCGAGGCGGGCCACTACGACCGACTCCGAACCGATAGCCGCGCGTGGATACTCGGCGGCGGTCTGCTCGTCGTCGCTCTCGGCCTCGCCGACGTGACGACGACGCTCCTCGCGGGCGGCGTCCCGCAGGAGGGCGTCGCCGCCTCGTTCGTCGGCCTCGCGGCCCTCGGGTACTACTTCTACAAGCGCCGCGAGGACCGCGTCGACGCGGCGAGGGCGACGCTGACCTGAGATGGACGGGTTCGCGGGGGCGACCGCTCAGCCCTTGATGTTGCAGACGGGGAACGTCCGCGCCACCTTGTCGCCGATGCCGAGGGCGTCGGAGACGCGGACGACTTCGTCGACGTCCTTGTAGACGCCCGGTGCCTCCTCGGCTATCGTCGCGCCGGACTGCGCCTTGACGTATATCTTCTCTTGGTCGCGCAGTTCCTCCTGGACCGTCTCGCCCCAGTAATCCTTCTTGGCCTGCGTCCGACTCATCGTCCGCCCCGCGCCGTGGGCGGTGGACCCGAACGTGAGGTCCAGCGAGTTCTCCCCGCCGCGGAGGACGTAACTGCCTGCGCCCATGCTACCGGGGATGATGATGGGCTGTCCCACGTCGCGGTAGGCGTCCGGCAGTTCGGGGCGCCCGGCGGGGAACGCGCGCGTCGCACCCTTCCGGTGGACGTACAGTTCGCGCTCTTCGCCCTCTACTTCGTGGACCTCTTTCTTCGCGATGTTGTGCGCCACGTCGTACAGCAGGTCCATCTCCATCGCCTCCCAGTCGCGGCCGAACACCCGTTCGAACACGCGGCGCGTCCGGTGCATGATGAGTTGGCGGTTCACCCACGCGAAGTTGATGGCGGCGCACATCGCGCCGTAGTACTCCTCGGCGAGGTCCGACCCCGCGGGCGCGGCGGCCAGTTCCTTGTCGGGCAGCGACGCCAGCAGGTCACCGTGCCGTTTCTCTATCTCCCGGAGGTAGTCCGAACACACCTGGTGGCCCAGTCCGCGCGACCCGCAGTGGATGAGGACGACCACCTGGTCCTCTTCGAGGCCGAACTCGCCGGCCACGCCCTCGCGGAACACGTCGGTCACGCGCTGAACTTCGAGGAAGTGGTTGCCGGACCCGAGGCTCCCGAGTTGGTTCTTCCCCCTGTCCTTTGCCTTCTGCGAGACGGCGCTCGGGTCGGCGTCCGGGCGGTAGCCCTCGTCCTCGCAGTGGGCCAGGTCCGCCTCGACGGCGTGGCCGTGTTCGAGCGCCCAGTCCATGCCGCGCGAGAGAACCGACTCGACGGTGTCCACGTCGCTCTCGACGATGCCGCCGCCGCCCAGTCCGGAGGGGACGTTGGCGAACAGCGCTTCGACCAACTCCTCCTCGTTGCCCTGCAGTTCGTCGTACGTCAGGTTCGTTCGCATCATCCTGACGCCGCAATTGATGTCGTATCCCACGCTCCCGGGGGAGATACAGCCGTCTTCGGTGTCCGTCGCCCCCACCCCGCCGACGGGGAAGCCGTACCCCTGGTGGCCGTCGGGCATGCAGATGGCGTGCTTGGTCATCCCCGGCAGGTGGGTGGCGTTCCGCAACTGTTCGAGCGTCTTGTCCTGTCGAATCTGTTCGAGGAGTTCCTCGCTGGCGAGGACGCGGGCGGGCACGCGCATCTCCCCCTCGCGCGGCATCTCCCAGACGTACTCGCGGACGCGTTCGAGGCGAACGTCTCCGAACTCTTTCACGTCGTCGTCGCTCATGTGAGACGGTTCGGCGGGCTGACTCAATAGGATTCCGTCCCTGCACGCTCGTCTCCGGGGTGGGTGTCGGCACGACGGGGAACGGCGAAAAAAGGCCGACGTCTGCGCGGGGCAGACGCTCCCGTCGGCTCGGACGGGGACCGCTACGACACCTGTTCCGTGACCGAACGACCGCAGTCCGAACAGCAGTACACGACGTACGGCTGTCGGGAGAACTTCTCGTTCTCTGCCTGAACGTCCTCTCGGCTCGCGTTCTCTTCGATGCGAATCGACGTTCGGTGTGCCGTCGTCTCGCCACACCGTGCACATCGTCTGACCTCGGCGGTCCTGTGGGTAGTCTCGCCCTGTCGGTCTCTCATTGGGTTGCTCCGTCCCCGCCAGTCGGGGGGTCACCGTCGGCCCTCATATACTCTTCTCAGCATTTCGACAATATATTCCGTCGGAGACGTTCTCGGTCGCTCCCTTCCGGGCCGAAGGCGCTCTCTTCACTTCTCAGTCGGCAGACACGGGCGGGTCTTCGCGGCCCGACTCCGCCGCGGCGTCGCGGAGTCGCGCGTCGACGGAGAACCTGCCGGCGCCCGTAATCAGGAGCGCCGAGACCAGACCGAACAGCGAGACGTGCGCGAGTACCGGGTCGTCCGGGAGGCCGAAGAGGGTGGTCGTGAACAGGAGGAAGGAGACGGCGGCGGCCCCGCGCGTGAACGCGCCGAACAGGAGGGCGACGCCGACGAGAACCTCCGTGAGTCCGGCGCCGACGACCCACAGTTCGGGCGCGACGGGGACGACGCCGGTGAGGTCGTACTTCGCGACGACGGCGAGCGCTTCCCCAGGGTTCATCAGTTTCTGTCCGACGCCGAGGTAGACGAACGAGACGCCGAGACCGACGCGCAGGACGACGGGGACGAGCGAGGTGTACGGCTGGACCCGGCGGACGAACGGGACGGCGACGACGCGATAGAAGGGGTCGATGCGCGAGTAGACGGTGTCGGCGGCGGCGAGACGGGACACGAGGTGGTCGGCGCTCGGCCGCCCGCCGCCGAGGAGGGCGATGGCGAGGAGGCCGGGGACGTACTCGAACGCGAGGAACAGCGCCGGTTCGAAGGCGAGGCCGACGAGGTACGCGAGGAGTCCGGCGGCCGCGACGAGGCGCGTGCCGAAGCCGAACAGGAGGAGGAAGCCGACGCCGATGCCGAACAGGCGGGTGAACGTCGGAACCGTCGTCTGGACGACGGGGCTGAAGAAGTAGCCGGAGAAGCCAGCCCCGACCAGCGGAAGCCCGATGCTCAGACGCAGCAGCCACGGCAGGAGGTCGCGATAGCTGGTCATCGTCTCGCGGAACACGGCCACGTCGCGGCGGGCGGGTCGGAGGCGGAGGTAGAGCGTCGCGCCGGCGGCGACGGCGACGCCGCCGGCCGCGAGGACGGCGAGCGTGAACGGGTCCGACAGCGCCGTCACCAGGAACGCCACGACTTCGACGGGGTCGCTCCCCGGCGTCACGTACTTCACGTGCGCGCTCACCCGTCCCGTCGTGAGGACGATGGCGAGCGTCAGCACCGCTGCGAGCGACCCGACTCGGGCCGCGAACTGGCGTTGCTCCATGTTCGGAGCTTCGACCGACGACGGGTAAGCTCGTCGGAGGAATTCCGGACGCAGCGGCCGTAAAAATGTAGATAACGGACGATACAGACGAATCCGGCCGCCGGTTCAGACGTCGAAGACGACGTACGCCTCCCAGCCGTCGTCGGTCTCCTCGACGCGCATCTCGGAGTACGTGACGGCCTTCACCTCCCGGGCGTCCACGGCGTCGAGGGGGACGCCGCGGGCGGACCCCGAGAGCGTCCACGCGCCGTCGCTTCGGCGTACAGACGCCTCGTTGTCCACCGGGAGTACGGCGCGAACGTCGCGTTCGAAGATGAGTTCGTCGAGGTAGTCGAACAGGAGGGCCTCGACGCTCTCGGCGTCGACGTCGACCGCGAAGCGGTCCCCACCCGCCTCGGGAATCGCGTCGCACCCGGCCGCCGCGAGTCCGTCGGCGACGGCGGCGAACAGCGCATCGAGCGTCGGCGCGGACGCGGCGACGGCCACGTCGGCGGTGTGGTCGCGGAGTTCGAAGCTCATGCCGTGTGGTCTTTGTCGCCGCCGCCCTCTCTCTTCCGGTCGGCGCGCCGGTTCGCCGCCCTCGGTGAGGGCGATGGGGCCGGCGACAGAAGGGGACGACGGCGGGAATGGAGACGGAAAGAGACGGCGCCGCCGCCGGCCACGACGGCCCGACTTCCCGCCCCGACGAACCTTCGTGACTCGCTGACGACGACGGTGGAGTTATATTTGTGACCACTCTACCGGTCGGTGTGAGCGTCAACGTGGAGAAGCGAGTGGACGAACCCGGGTCCGCCGAACACGCCGAGGAGGCGTGGGAACTCAAAGAGCGCATCCGGACGTCCGAGGGCGTGCTGAAGCAGCGACGCGGCTTCTTCATGGACGCCTACCGCCGCGCGACGACGCACCTGTTCTTCGAGGACGACACGCTCATGGGGTTCGCCTCCACGCGACGCGACGGCTACATCCTGTTTCTCGCCGTCGCCCCCGAGGCCCGCGGGAAGGGCTACGGCAAGCGACTCGTCGCCGAAGTCGCCCGCGACCACCGCTCGGTCTCCTGTCACGCCCGGACGACGAACGAGGACGCCCTCTCGTTCTACGAGCACATCGGCTTCGAGATACAGCGCAAGATAGGCAACTACTACGAGGACGGCGGCGACGCCTACTACCTCCGCCTCGGCGAGAAAGCGAGCATCCGCGAGAAGTTCTCCGACCTGTTCCGACGGTAGCGAACGCGAACGCGCCTCAGACGTCGTCGACCAACTCTCCCAGTCGTTCCACCGGAAGCGCCTGGAGCGTCTCCGTGTCGAGTCCGTGACGCTCGATGGTCTGCGTCACGCGGAACGCGGCGTCGTCGTCCTCGACTCGGAAGCGGACGTCGAAGTCGTAGGGACCGAGGACCGCGTGGGTGTCGAGCATCTCGCCGCCGAGTTGCTGGACGTCCTCGCGGACGGTCCCCCAGATGGAGACGAGTTCCTGCGGGTTCTGGTACTCGGCCTCGTCGACGTCGACGTGCGCGATGTACGTCGGCATATTTCCAACTCTGTTCCTGAAGGATAAAAGGCTGTATACCGTTCCGTCGTCGGGAACGCTCCTCGGGGGCGGGCGGAGACGCATCCTCAAGATTTAATCGAACGCCGCCTGTGGCTCCCACTATGTACATCGGCGTACTTACCGTTCCGCTCGGAGGCGAATCGCTCGCCGACGCGCTCTCGTATCTGGACGACATCGGCGTGCAGGGCGTCGAACTCGGCGTCGGCGGCTTCCCCGGCGACGACCACCTCGACCGGACCGCCTACCTCGACGACGAGTCGAAGCAGGAGGAGTTGCACGACCTGTTGGCCGAACACGACATGCAGGTGAGCGCGCTGGCGACGCACAACAACCCGCTGCACCCGGACGACGAGGAGGCCGAGACGGCCGACACCGAACTCCGCGAGGCCATCGAACTCGCCGCGCAGTTGGACGTGAACACGGTCACCTGCTTCTCGGGGCTCCCGGCGGGCGGCCCCGACGACGAGGTGCCGAACTGGATCACCGCGCCGTGGCCGTCCGAACACGCCGACGCCCACGAGTACCAGTGGGAGGTGGCGACGGAGTACTGGTCCGACGTGGCCGAGTTCGCCGACGAGCACGGCGTCGACATCGCCATCGAGATGCACCCGAACATGCTCGTCTACGAGCCGACGGGGATGCTGAAACTGCGCGAGGCGACGAACGAACGGGTCGGCGCGAACTTCGACCCCTCGCACCTCTACTGGCAGGGCATCGAAGTCACGGACGCCATCCGCTTCCTCGGCGAGGAGGACGCCATCCACCACTTCCACGCGAAGGACACGAAGGTGTACGAACCCGAGTCACGCGTCAAGGGCGTCCTCGACACCACGGACTACACCGACGAGGCGAACCGCTCGTGGCTGTTCCGCTCCATCGGCTACGGCCACGGCGAGAGCCACTGGAAGGACGTCGTCTCGACGCTCCGGATGGTCGGCTACGAGGGCGCCCTCTCCATCGAACACGAGGACTCGCTCACCTCCTCGCGCGAGGGACTGGAGAAGGCCGTGGACGTCCTCGGACGCGCCGTCTTCGACACGACGCCCGGCGACGCCTACTGGGCGGAGTAACGCGGCCGTCGAGGCGGACCACGAACCCCTAAGTCGGTCGGCGGAGAACCGCCGCCCATGACGCTCGACGTCGCCGTACTCGGCTACCGGTTCATGGGCAAAGCCCACTCGAACGCGCTGGCGCGTCTCCCGATGTTCTTCCCGGACGCCCCCGACGTGCACCGCCACACGCTCATCGGGCGCGACGAGGAAGCCCTCGCCGACGCCGCCGACGAGTTGGGGTTCGAACACACCGCGACCGACTGGGAGTCCGTCGTCGACGAGGTGGACGCCTTCTACAACCTCGGGCCGAACCACGTCCACTCGGAACCGTCGATAGCCGCGCTGGAAGCCGACACGCCCGTCTTCTGCGAGAAACCGCTCGCGCCGACGCTGGACGAAGCCGAGGAGATGCGCGCCGCCGCCGCCGACTCCGAGGCGATAGCGGGGTGCGCGTTCAACTACCGCTTCGTGCCGGCGATTCGCTACGCGAAGGGGCTCATCGACGACGGCGAACTCGGCGAGATTCGGCACGTCCGCGGGAGTTACATGCAGGACTGGCTGACCGACGCCGACGCGCCGTGGTCGTGGCGCAACGACGAGGAGATGGCCGGAAGCGGCGCGCTGGGTGACCTCGGCGCGCACACCATCGACCTGGCGCGCTTCCTCGTCGGCGACGCCGCCGGCGACTTCGAACGCGTCTCCGGCAACCTCCAGACGTTCGTCGACGAGCGACCGGTCGAGGGCGGCGAGGGGACGCGCCCGGTGACGGTGGACGACGCCTACTCCGCGCAGGCGACGTTCGAGAACGGCGCGATGGGGACGTTCGAGGCGTCGCGCGTCGCCGACGGGCACAAGAACGACCACACCATCCGCATCCACGGCACCGAGGGCAGCCTGAAGTTCTCGCTGGAACGGCTGAACGAACTGGAGTACAAGGCGGCCGACCACCGGGGGTACGAGACGATTCTCGTCACCGACGGCGACGACCCGTACCTCGACCACTGGTGGCCGCCGGGGCACGTCCTCGGCTGGGAGCACACGTTCGTCCACGAGAACTACGAGTTCCTCTCGGCCGTCCGCGACGGCGAGTCGTTCGCCCCGTCGTTCGAGGACGGCTACGCGGTCCAGCGGATTCTGGACGCCGTCGAACGCTCCGACGACGGCGGCGAGTGGGTGTCGCTGTAGGCGGCCGGAACGGCCGAAGCGACTTCGCTCCCGCGGGCGGTCAGCGAACGCAGTCCGTCGCCTTCTGCGCCCACTCGTTCGACCACCGCGAGAGGCGCGGTTCGGGAATCGCCGCCGAGTCGCCGTCGAGGAACACGCCGATGGTGGCGTCGGTGGGCAACGGGACGACGACGGCGACCAGTTCCTCGAAGTAGTGGACCGACCCGCGGAGACTGCCCGGGCCCGACGGCTGTTTCTCGTGACGCCGGACCGACTCCTGACCGATGTAGAACCGTCGAATGAGATGCGCGTGTTCGCGCGCCGCGGCGGGGTCCACGTCGGACCGGAGATAGTGCGGTTGGACCTCCTCGTCCGCGTACTCCACGCACAGACGCAGGTCCTCGTGGAGTTCTGACCGGAGGTGCTCGACCAGATGTGCGATTCCCATAGCGCCCCCGACGGTACCATGCCAAAATAACCCTCGGTCCCGAGTATCAGTCCCGAGAACCGGAACCGTCTGCCCGAACCGACGGGGCGGCGACGTGACCGGCGACGACGGTGCCGAGAATGTGGCTATCGCTGCCGGTAACGGCGGACCGGCGGCGACGACGGCCTCGAGGACGCGACGGACGCCGAACGGTCCGCCGGCGAGGCGCGTGATTCGAGCACGGTCACGTTCGCTATCCGCCGAGACAAAACCGGGTTCGCGCGAGGACCGTCGGACGAGAGAGAGACGATGGCGCGGGCAGCGACGACGCGGGCGGCGGCAACACCGGGAGAACACGTCGCCGCACCCGCCGCGTCCGGCGTCGTCGCACCCGCGGCCGAACTACACGTCGAAGTGGAGGATGCCGTCGTCGGTGATGACCTGGTCGACGAGGGTCATCGGGGTGGCGTCGTAGGCGGGGTTCTCGATGAACACGTCCTCGACGGGTTCGAGCGACACCTCCGCCGAGGAGCGAATCTCGTTCTCGAAGACGAACCCGCCCTCGACCACCTTCGCGCCCGACCCGACGACGGTGACGGGCACGTCCAATTGCGCGGCGGTGGCGGCGATGGGGAACGTGCCGACGCGGTTGTAGAGGGTGTCGCCGACGATGCAGTCCATGCCGACGACCACCCGGTCGCAGTCCTCGAGGAAGATGCCGGCCGCGCCGTCGACCATCAGGTGGGGTTCGACGCGGTCCACGCCCGAGAGCGTCCGCGCCGTCTTCCGACCGAGGTAGCGCGGGCGCGCCTCGGTCACGTAGGCGGTCAGGTGCGTGCCGGCGGCGGCGGCGGCTTCGACGGCCTCCAGCACCGTCGAGGAGTAGTCGTGAGTGAGGAACGTCTCGCCGTCCTCGAACGTCTCCGCGGCGTGGGCGGCCGCCTGCGACTTCCCGTTCTCCACGTCCGCGACGACGCGTTCGATGGTCTCCTCGGTGAG
It encodes the following:
- a CDS encoding DoxX family protein; its protein translation is MEQRQFAARVGSLAAVLTLAIVLTTGRVSAHVKYVTPGSDPVEVVAFLVTALSDPFTLAVLAAGGVAVAAGATLYLRLRPARRDVAVFRETMTSYRDLLPWLLRLSIGLPLVGAGFSGYFFSPVVQTTVPTFTRLFGIGVGFLLLFGFGTRLVAAAGLLAYLVGLAFEPALFLAFEYVPGLLAIALLGGGRPSADHLVSRLAAADTVYSRIDPFYRVVAVPFVRRVQPYTSLVPVVLRVGLGVSFVYLGVGQKLMNPGEALAVVAKYDLTGVVPVAPELWVVGAGLTEVLVGVALLFGAFTRGAAAVSFLLFTTTLFGLPDDPVLAHVSLFGLVSALLITGAGRFSVDARLRDAAAESGREDPPVSAD
- a CDS encoding archease, with product MSFELRDHTADVAVAASAPTLDALFAAVADGLAAAGCDAIPEAGGDRFAVDVDAESVEALLFDYLDELIFERDVRAVLPVDNEASVRRSDGAWTLSGSARGVPLDAVDAREVKAVTYSEMRVEETDDGWEAYVVFDV
- a CDS encoding GNAT family N-acetyltransferase; the protein is MSVNVEKRVDEPGSAEHAEEAWELKERIRTSEGVLKQRRGFFMDAYRRATTHLFFEDDTLMGFASTRRDGYILFLAVAPEARGKGYGKRLVAEVARDHRSVSCHARTTNEDALSFYEHIGFEIQRKIGNYYEDGGDAYYLRLGEKASIREKFSDLFRR
- a CDS encoding GYD domain-containing protein, whose amino-acid sequence is MPTYIAHVDVDEAEYQNPQELVSIWGTVREDVQQLGGEMLDTHAVLGPYDFDVRFRVEDDDAAFRVTQTIERHGLDTETLQALPVERLGELVDDV
- a CDS encoding sugar phosphate isomerase/epimerase family protein, producing the protein MYIGVLTVPLGGESLADALSYLDDIGVQGVELGVGGFPGDDHLDRTAYLDDESKQEELHDLLAEHDMQVSALATHNNPLHPDDEEAETADTELREAIELAAQLDVNTVTCFSGLPAGGPDDEVPNWITAPWPSEHADAHEYQWEVATEYWSDVAEFADEHGVDIAIEMHPNMLVYEPTGMLKLREATNERVGANFDPSHLYWQGIEVTDAIRFLGEEDAIHHFHAKDTKVYEPESRVKGVLDTTDYTDEANRSWLFRSIGYGHGESHWKDVVSTLRMVGYEGALSIEHEDSLTSSREGLEKAVDVLGRAVFDTTPGDAYWAE
- a CDS encoding Gfo/Idh/MocA family protein, producing MTLDVAVLGYRFMGKAHSNALARLPMFFPDAPDVHRHTLIGRDEEALADAADELGFEHTATDWESVVDEVDAFYNLGPNHVHSEPSIAALEADTPVFCEKPLAPTLDEAEEMRAAAADSEAIAGCAFNYRFVPAIRYAKGLIDDGELGEIRHVRGSYMQDWLTDADAPWSWRNDEEMAGSGALGDLGAHTIDLARFLVGDAAGDFERVSGNLQTFVDERPVEGGEGTRPVTVDDAYSAQATFENGAMGTFEASRVADGHKNDHTIRIHGTEGSLKFSLERLNELEYKAADHRGYETILVTDGDDPYLDHWWPPGHVLGWEHTFVHENYEFLSAVRDGESFAPSFEDGYAVQRILDAVERSDDGGEWVSL
- a CDS encoding translation initiation factor eIF-2B, encoding MIDDTIEEIREMQTHSSSVVAVKATRALTELLDRDHATVEEYERDLERNVGALKRANPSHASLHNAMEAVVEGVVGEASTVDEAKALTEETIERVVADVENGKSQAAAHAAETFEDGETFLTHDYSSTVLEAVEAAAAAGTHLTAYVTEARPRYLGRKTARTLSGVDRVEPHLMVDGAAGIFLEDCDRVVVGMDCIVGDTLYNRVGTFPIAATAAQLDVPVTVVGSGAKVVEGGFVFENEIRSSAEVSLEPVEDVFIENPAYDATPMTLVDQVITDDGILHFDV